A stretch of Deferribacter autotrophicus DNA encodes these proteins:
- a CDS encoding c-type cytochrome → MKKTFVSILVVALIAMFATTAVFAKANARKGKRVWKKNCRLACHDGSKADAPALSPVSKTQAQWKALLPKIKECAANRSAKKLSDKDIENMFQYLYDHALDSDQPETCG, encoded by the coding sequence ATGAAAAAAACATTTGTTTCTATTTTGGTAGTTGCTTTAATTGCTATGTTTGCAACTACTGCTGTTTTTGCAAAAGCTAATGCAAGAAAGGGGAAAAGAGTTTGGAAGAAAAACTGCCGTCTTGCATGCCATGATGGTTCAAAAGCTGATGCACCAGCTCTTAGCCCAGTGAGCAAAACTCAGGCTCAGTGGAAGGCATTACTTCCAAAAATCAAAGAGTGTGCTGCAAACAGATCTGCAAAAAAGCTTAGTGACAAAGATATTGAGAACATGTTCCAGTATCTTTATGATCATGCTCTTGATTCAGACCAGCCAGAAACTTGTGGTTAA